A genomic stretch from Halalkalibacillus sediminis includes:
- a CDS encoding lysophospholipid acyltransferase family protein, whose product MFYKFAKNVVKIVYKLLFKIKVIGKENVPKKGPVIICSNHISNYDPPMVGITCPRDLHFMAKEELFEKKWLNVLLNNLNAFPVKRGMRDRNALRLGLTRLKDNHALGLFPEGTRSKDGQLKRGLAGAGFFAMRSSATVIPCAIMGEYKRGSSIKVIYGKPIEFESLKQEKPSAQTVTDEIMENIQSLLDENR is encoded by the coding sequence ATGTTTTATAAATTCGCCAAAAATGTTGTGAAAATAGTTTATAAGTTATTATTTAAAATAAAGGTTATCGGTAAAGAGAATGTTCCTAAAAAAGGTCCAGTCATCATTTGCTCGAACCATATATCCAATTATGACCCACCGATGGTAGGAATTACCTGTCCTAGAGACCTTCACTTCATGGCTAAAGAAGAACTATTCGAAAAGAAATGGCTGAACGTGTTGTTAAACAACTTGAACGCTTTTCCCGTAAAAAGAGGGATGCGTGATCGTAACGCTTTGCGGTTGGGATTAACCAGGTTAAAAGATAATCATGCATTAGGTCTTTTTCCCGAAGGGACAAGAAGTAAGGACGGTCAACTTAAAAGAGGTTTGGCAGGAGCAGGCTTTTTCGCAATGCGCTCCAGTGCTACGGTCATTCCATGTGCTATTATGGGGGAGTACAAGCGAGGGTCTTCAATAAAAGTGATTTACGGTAAACCAATTGAATTCGAATCACTAAAACAGGAGAAGCCTTCCGCACAAACCGTTACTGACGAAATTATGGAAAATATTCAGTCTTTATTAGATGAAAATCGATAA
- the ypeB gene encoding germination protein YpeB, whose amino-acid sequence MIRWVIIVVLLIGVIGTIVWGYEEHQEKNAVLIQAENNYQRAFHDLTYRVDILNEKISTVLAMNTPDNISPQLTEIWKITSEAHADVGQLPLTLLPFNKTEQFLSDIGEFSYRVAIRGLDSEPLNEEELSLLNELHGQSNEIKRELRTVQSQVIDNGLRWMDVELALSTNEPGDNTIIDGFKTVEENSEHYNEYGMQNGLTLTDTNKGDEEVELEGKEHSEEDIKQFVTEEFDLDGSTEIKITETGEGSDIPYFNVSFNDGDLHGYAEVTKKGAHTLSFLLNRDLQEATIGLHEGQTKAEELLKDIGFEDVTASESAQYDQVGIYTFVLERDDVLYYPDSIRVKVALDNGDIVGLAARDYVLKSSRPEREELSTSITEEEAIEELNPNLEVQVAKLAVIDNDIGDEVLCYEIIGTIDDRTYRVFINANDGFEERVEELKQTEAIY is encoded by the coding sequence ATGATTCGATGGGTCATCATAGTAGTTTTACTCATTGGAGTTATTGGTACGATTGTATGGGGATATGAAGAACACCAAGAGAAAAATGCTGTATTAATCCAGGCAGAGAACAACTATCAAAGAGCATTTCACGACTTAACTTATAGAGTGGATATTCTCAATGAAAAAATTAGTACTGTATTAGCGATGAATACTCCTGACAATATTTCTCCACAGTTAACTGAAATATGGAAAATAACATCAGAAGCCCATGCGGATGTTGGCCAGTTACCTCTGACATTATTGCCGTTTAATAAAACTGAACAATTTTTATCAGACATTGGAGAATTCTCATATCGAGTCGCTATACGTGGTTTAGATTCAGAACCATTGAACGAAGAAGAATTAAGTTTATTAAATGAACTACACGGTCAATCCAATGAAATCAAACGAGAACTCAGAACCGTCCAATCTCAAGTAATCGATAACGGACTAAGATGGATGGATGTTGAACTGGCACTGTCTACAAATGAGCCAGGTGATAATACAATCATTGATGGGTTTAAGACTGTAGAGGAAAACTCAGAACACTATAACGAATATGGGATGCAAAATGGCCTAACTCTTACTGATACTAATAAAGGTGACGAGGAAGTAGAACTAGAAGGAAAAGAACATTCTGAAGAAGATATAAAACAGTTTGTAACAGAAGAATTCGATTTGGATGGTTCCACTGAAATAAAAATCACCGAAACCGGAGAAGGTTCTGATATTCCATACTTCAATGTCTCTTTTAATGATGGTGATCTACATGGGTATGCAGAGGTCACAAAGAAAGGTGCGCATACACTTTCATTTTTATTAAATAGAGATCTACAAGAAGCAACAATCGGTCTTCATGAAGGTCAGACAAAAGCAGAAGAACTTCTCAAGGATATTGGGTTTGAGGACGTAACAGCGAGTGAAAGTGCACAGTATGATCAGGTTGGAATTTATACTTTCGTGTTAGAAAGAGATGATGTACTTTACTATCCAGATTCTATTCGGGTTAAAGTTGCTCTGGATAACGGGGATATCGTCGGACTTGCTGCAAGAGATTATGTGTTGAAATCGAGTCGACCCGAGCGAGAAGAACTTTCTACGAGCATTACTGAGGAAGAAGCAATCGAGGAGTTGAATCCTAATCTTGAGGTTCAGGTAGCTAAACTTGCAGTGATTGACAATGATATTGGTGATGAAGTTCTTTGTTATGAAATAATTGGTACGATCGATGACCGGACATATAGAGTATTCATAAATGCCAATGATGGATTTGAAGAACGAGTCGAAGAACTAAAACAAACGGAAGCAATTTATTAA
- the cmk gene encoding (d)CMP kinase encodes MKIAIDGPAAAGKSTVAKQIAKSLKYVYIDTGAMYRALTLAALENGIDLEDENLLGELSKEIDISFENSESGQQVFIDHRNVTEEIRDHQVTNNVSIVAKHKFVRNELVNMQRQLAEKGNVVMDGRDIGTNVLPDAEKKFFLIASVDERAERRHKENLEKGFSSDIESLKDEIRRRDQLDSERETDPLVMASDAIEIDTTSLTIEEVVQTILDAINTKTQ; translated from the coding sequence ATGAAAATAGCAATAGATGGACCAGCAGCAGCTGGAAAGAGTACAGTTGCAAAACAAATTGCTAAATCACTGAAGTATGTATATATAGATACAGGTGCAATGTATCGTGCACTCACACTTGCTGCACTTGAAAATGGCATTGATTTAGAAGATGAAAACTTACTAGGAGAATTATCGAAAGAAATTGATATCTCTTTTGAAAACTCTGAATCGGGTCAACAAGTTTTCATTGATCATCGCAATGTGACAGAGGAGATCAGAGATCATCAAGTCACCAATAATGTTTCTATTGTTGCTAAACATAAATTTGTTCGGAATGAATTGGTCAATATGCAGAGGCAATTAGCAGAGAAAGGTAACGTTGTAATGGACGGCCGCGACATCGGCACAAATGTTCTTCCTGATGCAGAAAAAAAGTTCTTTCTTATAGCCAGTGTAGACGAGAGGGCAGAAAGAAGACATAAGGAAAATTTAGAAAAAGGTTTCTCTTCAGATATAGAAAGTTTAAAGGATGAAATTAGAAGAAGAGATCAACTCGACTCAGAAAGAGAAACAGATCCATTAGTCATGGCTAGTGACGCTATTGAAATTGATACCACTTCATTGACAATTGAAGAGGTTGTTCAAACCATTCTTGATGCTATTAATACAAAAACGCAGTAG
- the sleB gene encoding spore cortex-lytic enzyme translates to MVKHKCIKICLSFLFCFCLFSSPIPSDAFSDQVIQQGAVGEDVIELQARLKHIGFYTGKIDGVFGWGTYWAVRNFQYEFGMEIDGLVGQSTKDKLTRATVYDEQKVKAQMNQDGGSASTGGSQSQQSNQSAKNVPSGFSQNDINIMAQAVYGEARGEPYVGQVAVAAVILNRINSSTFPDSVSGVIFEPLAFTAVADGQIYMTPNEQAKEAVLDALNGWDPSGNALYYFNPDTATSSWIWGRPQIKRIGKHIFCK, encoded by the coding sequence TTGGTAAAACATAAATGTATAAAAATTTGTTTATCTTTCCTTTTTTGTTTTTGCCTATTTAGCTCCCCGATACCTTCAGATGCGTTCAGTGATCAAGTTATTCAGCAAGGGGCAGTCGGTGAAGATGTCATAGAATTGCAAGCAAGACTGAAACATATAGGGTTTTATACAGGAAAAATTGATGGTGTATTCGGATGGGGGACATATTGGGCCGTCAGAAATTTTCAGTATGAGTTTGGAATGGAAATTGATGGTTTAGTTGGGCAATCCACTAAGGACAAACTTACTCGTGCTACCGTTTATGATGAACAAAAAGTAAAAGCACAAATGAATCAAGATGGAGGTTCTGCTAGCACAGGAGGTTCCCAAAGCCAACAAAGCAACCAAAGTGCTAAAAATGTACCAAGCGGATTTTCTCAGAATGATATAAACATTATGGCACAAGCCGTTTATGGAGAAGCCAGAGGTGAGCCCTATGTAGGTCAAGTAGCAGTGGCCGCAGTCATTTTGAATCGTATTAACAGTTCTACATTTCCTGATTCTGTATCAGGAGTCATTTTTGAACCACTAGCTTTTACAGCAGTTGCAGACGGTCAAATTTATATGACGCCAAACGAACAAGCAAAAGAAGCAGTATTAGATGCATTAAATGGATGGGATCCGTCAGGGAACGCTTTGTATTATTTTAACCCTGATACAGCAACATCATCTTGGATATGGGGACGTCCTCAGATTAAAAGAATAGGTAAGCATATCTTTTGTAAGTAG
- a CDS encoding stage VI sporulation protein F encodes MNQEFQQSIFKHLNKKANISPHEIIQVAQSVQNADFSDERTVRKLVRQLAQMANKPMDQSKEDRIVEMITKNNKSIDQNTLQQIFKK; translated from the coding sequence GTGAATCAAGAATTTCAACAATCCATTTTTAAACACCTAAACAAGAAAGCGAATATTTCTCCACATGAGATAATTCAGGTCGCTCAATCTGTTCAAAATGCAGATTTTTCTGATGAGCGGACTGTAAGAAAACTTGTTCGTCAATTAGCACAAATGGCGAACAAACCAATGGATCAATCCAAGGAAGACAGAATCGTAGAAATGATTACGAAAAACAATAAGTCAATTGATCAGAACACGTTGCAGCAAATTTTCAAAAAATAA
- the rpsA gene encoding 30S ribosomal protein S1, with protein MSERQDEFSNENIQVGDQVKATVVKLEDKQVVVDLGAKFDGIIPISELSHLHVEHTNEVLSEGDEVVVVVQKVEDEAIILSKKANDSKQAWEDLEKKLESGESFEAKVVEVVNGGLVADVGLRGFIPASHVEVYYVEDFSEYKDQSLTVKVIEMDESRNRVILSHKAVTEKEMTDRKKEILNKIEAGDQVEGTVQRITNFGVFVDIGGVDGLIHISQLSHEHVNKASDVVSEGDKIKVKVLSVDRDTERIALSLKDTLPGPWEGIENEISNGQVIEGEVKRLVNFGAFVEIKRGVEGLVHISQIAKEHIGTPQEVLKEGQKVQVKVLDVNEKNKRLSLSIKEVEEDRESSELKQYQKDQEDDQAFQLGDLIGDQLKNYKK; from the coding sequence ATGTCTGAGCGTCAAGATGAATTTAGTAATGAAAACATACAAGTTGGAGACCAGGTGAAGGCTACTGTAGTTAAGTTGGAAGATAAACAAGTAGTGGTCGACCTTGGAGCAAAATTCGATGGAATCATCCCGATATCTGAATTATCTCATTTACATGTAGAACATACGAATGAAGTTCTTTCTGAAGGTGATGAGGTAGTTGTCGTCGTTCAAAAAGTTGAAGACGAAGCTATCATTTTGTCCAAAAAAGCAAATGACAGCAAGCAAGCATGGGAAGACCTTGAAAAGAAACTCGAAAGTGGAGAATCTTTTGAAGCAAAAGTGGTGGAAGTGGTTAACGGAGGTTTAGTGGCTGATGTTGGGCTACGAGGTTTCATTCCAGCTTCTCATGTCGAAGTTTATTATGTTGAAGACTTTAGTGAATATAAAGATCAATCCCTTACAGTCAAAGTAATTGAAATGGATGAAAGTAGAAATCGCGTCATTCTTTCTCACAAAGCTGTAACTGAGAAAGAAATGACTGATCGCAAGAAGGAGATTCTTAATAAAATCGAAGCAGGCGATCAAGTCGAGGGTACGGTACAACGTATTACCAATTTTGGTGTGTTTGTAGACATAGGTGGCGTAGATGGACTAATTCACATATCTCAGTTGTCCCATGAACACGTTAATAAAGCTTCAGATGTAGTATCTGAGGGCGACAAAATAAAGGTGAAAGTTCTTTCAGTAGATCGTGACACTGAGAGAATAGCTCTTTCATTGAAAGATACACTTCCAGGACCTTGGGAAGGTATAGAAAACGAAATCTCAAATGGTCAAGTGATCGAAGGCGAAGTAAAACGTCTGGTGAATTTCGGTGCTTTCGTTGAAATTAAGCGTGGTGTCGAAGGTCTTGTGCATATTTCTCAAATCGCTAAAGAACATATCGGCACACCTCAAGAGGTATTGAAGGAAGGCCAAAAGGTTCAAGTGAAGGTACTTGATGTTAATGAGAAAAATAAGCGACTTTCATTAAGTATTAAAGAAGTGGAAGAAGATAGAGAAAGTTCTGAGTTAAAACAATATCAAAAAGACCAAGAAGACGACCAAGCATTCCAACTTGGTGATCTAATTGGTGATCAATTAAAGAATTATAAGAAATAA
- a CDS encoding NAD(P)H-dependent glycerol-3-phosphate dehydrogenase yields MSKVAVLGAGSWGTALASVLADNNHDVRLWSHREDQAQEINDHHTNKKYLPDLNLSENIMGYSDMEAAVEDVSAILVVVPTKAIRDVCKQLKHLMTDDQILIHAAKGIEPETHKRISEMMTDELGNERGNKIVVLAGPSHAEEVAKRQPTTVTVSSYDLGQAEAAQDLFMNDRFRVYTNSDLVGVEIGGALKNIIALGAGISDGLGYGDNAKAALITRGLTEIARLGGKMDANPLTFAGLTGVGDLIVTCTSQHSRNWRAGNMLGKGYVLDDVLEQMGMVVEGVRTTKAVYQLSRKISVDMPITQGLYELLFHEKDPKQVVDQLMNRGKTNEMEDLAFILKKTDE; encoded by the coding sequence ATGTCGAAAGTAGCAGTATTAGGCGCAGGGAGCTGGGGAACAGCCTTAGCTTCAGTCCTTGCAGATAATAACCATGATGTACGTTTATGGTCCCACAGAGAGGATCAAGCACAAGAAATCAATGATCATCATACAAATAAAAAATACTTACCTGATCTCAATCTATCTGAGAATATAATGGGTTATTCTGATATGGAAGCTGCTGTGGAAGATGTCTCTGCCATTTTAGTAGTTGTACCTACTAAGGCAATCAGAGATGTTTGTAAACAATTAAAACATTTAATGACAGACGATCAAATACTGATTCACGCTGCAAAGGGTATCGAGCCAGAAACTCATAAAAGGATATCTGAAATGATGACCGATGAACTCGGTAATGAAAGAGGCAATAAAATTGTTGTCTTAGCTGGTCCTAGTCATGCTGAAGAGGTGGCAAAACGTCAGCCAACCACAGTTACAGTCTCTTCTTATGACCTTGGGCAAGCAGAAGCTGCTCAAGATTTATTCATGAATGATCGCTTTCGTGTGTATACCAACAGTGATTTAGTTGGGGTTGAGATTGGTGGAGCATTGAAAAATATAATCGCGCTTGGTGCAGGAATCTCCGATGGTCTTGGTTACGGAGATAATGCGAAGGCCGCATTAATTACACGTGGTTTGACTGAGATTGCTCGTTTGGGTGGAAAGATGGACGCTAACCCATTAACTTTCGCAGGACTGACAGGTGTTGGAGATTTGATTGTTACTTGTACTAGTCAGCACAGTCGGAACTGGCGAGCAGGTAATATGTTAGGAAAAGGCTATGTTCTTGACGATGTTTTAGAACAGATGGGTATGGTTGTAGAAGGTGTTCGAACCACCAAAGCAGTATATCAATTGTCTAGGAAGATAAGTGTAGATATGCCTATTACACAAGGATTATATGAACTGTTATTTCATGAAAAAGACCCTAAACAAGTGGTCGACCAGTTAATGAACCGTGGTAAAACAAATGAAATGGAAGATTTAGCCTTCATTCTGAAAAAGACGGATGAATAA
- the der gene encoding ribosome biogenesis GTPase Der, whose translation MRKSVVAIVGRPNVGKSTIFNRLVGERISIVEDTPGVTRDRIYADAEWLNHSFNLIDTGGIDLSDEPLLVQVREQAEVAINEADVIIFLVNGRDGITGADEEVAKLLFKSNKPVILAVNKVDNFEMHELLYEFYSLGMGQPFPISGTHGLGLGDMLDEVVKHFPTDREDDLDEERIYFSLIGRPNVGKSSLVNAMLGEERVIVSDMAGTTKDAIDTSFSRDDWDFTIIDTAGMRKRGKIYENTEKYSQLRALKAIERSSVVLVVIDADTGIIEQDKKIAGYAHEAGKAIVIVVNKWDTVEKEQDSMKKFEQEVRKHFQFLSYAPVVFLSAMTKKRIHTLLPEVIRAAENHSKRVQTNLLNEVIEDSLAINPAPSIKGQKLKILYATQVSIKPPTFVVFVNDPTLMHFTYERFLENRIREAFGFDGTPIKIFARRRN comes from the coding sequence ATGAGAAAATCAGTCGTAGCCATCGTAGGTCGACCAAATGTCGGAAAGTCAACAATATTTAATCGCCTAGTGGGTGAAAGAATTTCAATCGTCGAGGATACTCCAGGAGTAACTAGAGATCGTATATATGCAGATGCAGAGTGGTTGAACCATTCATTCAATCTTATTGACACTGGCGGTATCGACCTGAGTGATGAACCGTTGTTAGTTCAAGTAAGAGAGCAAGCTGAAGTTGCTATCAACGAAGCAGACGTCATCATTTTTCTAGTTAACGGTAGAGACGGAATTACTGGGGCAGATGAGGAAGTGGCTAAATTACTTTTCAAGTCTAACAAACCCGTCATTCTAGCTGTAAACAAAGTGGATAACTTTGAAATGCATGAACTCTTGTATGAGTTTTACTCTCTTGGAATGGGACAACCTTTTCCTATCTCAGGAACTCATGGATTAGGGCTAGGAGACATGTTGGATGAGGTAGTGAAACATTTTCCTACTGATCGAGAAGACGATTTGGATGAAGAGCGCATTTATTTTTCATTAATTGGACGACCGAATGTAGGAAAGTCTTCTTTAGTCAATGCAATGCTTGGTGAAGAACGTGTCATCGTCAGTGATATGGCAGGAACAACAAAAGATGCTATTGATACATCTTTTTCTCGTGATGATTGGGACTTTACCATTATTGATACTGCAGGGATGAGAAAAAGAGGTAAGATTTACGAAAATACCGAAAAATATAGTCAACTAAGGGCTCTTAAGGCAATCGAAAGATCAAGTGTCGTTTTAGTCGTGATTGATGCTGATACTGGGATCATCGAACAAGACAAGAAGATTGCTGGTTATGCTCACGAGGCTGGTAAAGCAATTGTGATTGTAGTCAACAAATGGGATACAGTTGAAAAAGAACAAGATTCTATGAAAAAGTTCGAACAAGAAGTGAGAAAGCATTTTCAATTCTTAAGTTACGCACCTGTAGTGTTTTTATCTGCCATGACAAAGAAACGTATTCACACATTATTACCAGAAGTCATCAGAGCAGCTGAAAACCATTCTAAAAGAGTGCAGACCAATTTGCTGAATGAAGTGATAGAGGATTCATTAGCAATCAATCCTGCACCATCCATCAAAGGTCAAAAGCTTAAAATCTTATATGCGACACAAGTGTCAATTAAACCACCGACCTTTGTTGTATTCGTAAACGACCCAACATTAATGCACTTTACTTATGAAAGATTTTTAGAAAACAGAATACGTGAAGCTTTCGGTTTTGATGGTACACCAATTAAGATTTTTGCTAGAAGAAGAAATTAA
- a CDS encoding DUF2768 domain-containing protein, with protein MSEPLLRMYISFVGIILLFASVGLILLARHKLKGFLSVITGIIAYLFMLVGGFIIIFITLSGPTE; from the coding sequence ATGAGTGAACCATTATTAAGAATGTACATATCGTTTGTAGGAATTATTCTATTATTTGCTTCTGTAGGTTTAATCTTATTAGCAAGACATAAATTGAAAGGTTTTCTAAGCGTAATTACAGGAATCATCGCTTATTTATTTATGCTGGTCGGTGGTTTCATCATTATATTCATCACCCTTAGTGGACCTACCGAATAG
- a CDS encoding flagellar brake protein: MFSVGMKLTIESFKDGEVEDRFQCKLVEYSSKKLFVDYPVNERTGRTALFLEGTELRVSFVGKAGSVYSFPAEILMRKKINQIPTLVFSYPLKENLKKIQRREYVRIDTSLDVAIYSVDENKQPLITRTIDISGGGIAVVSKERKDINFVSGDKIEITMVLPFQTNDYSYLTISGEIIRHVEQHKDQPPKLTIKFLDLDDDIRERIIKYCFDKQLERRRKLHS, translated from the coding sequence ATGTTTTCAGTTGGTATGAAACTTACAATAGAATCCTTTAAAGACGGAGAGGTAGAGGATCGCTTTCAGTGTAAGTTAGTAGAATACAGTTCCAAAAAGCTATTTGTCGATTATCCAGTTAACGAAAGAACTGGTAGAACCGCTTTATTTCTTGAAGGAACTGAATTAAGAGTATCATTTGTCGGTAAAGCAGGTTCTGTCTATTCTTTTCCTGCTGAAATTTTAATGCGTAAAAAAATTAATCAGATACCTACTTTAGTTTTTTCTTATCCTCTAAAAGAAAATCTCAAAAAAATACAGCGTAGAGAATATGTGCGTATTGACACTTCACTAGATGTTGCGATATATTCCGTTGATGAGAATAAACAACCTTTAATAACAAGAACAATTGATATAAGTGGGGGCGGGATTGCTGTTGTTTCTAAAGAACGAAAAGATATCAATTTTGTCTCAGGCGATAAAATTGAAATAACAATGGTACTACCTTTTCAAACCAATGATTATTCTTATTTGACTATCTCAGGCGAAATTATTCGTCATGTTGAACAGCATAAAGATCAGCCACCAAAACTTACTATTAAATTTTTGGACTTGGATGATGATATCCGAGAGCGTATTATAAAATATTGTTTTGACAAACAACTTGAGAGACGTCGTAAATTACATAGCTGA
- a CDS encoding asparaginase has translation MKKVILLTTGGTIASKPNENSGKLSSGAMTGEELASKCDLPKDIDVIIDSAFQKPSVHLTANDWLKLKDKIETYFEDETVDGIVVTHGTDTIEETAYFLDLTISDSRPVIVTGSQRSIADLGSDVYVNLRHAIYSACSEDLMDVGTAVVFNERIFAAKYVKKEHASNIQGFNSFGFGYLGIIDNDEVQIFQKPIKRETYQLIADLPKVDIVKCYTDADGRVIDALRESGSKGIIIEGVGRGQVPPTMMPAIERCIAEGVILVITTASEEGAVYPTYDYRGSAFDLINQGVLLGSDYDSKKARVKLAVLLSSGIKKYEF, from the coding sequence ATGAAAAAAGTGATCCTTTTGACAACAGGTGGTACTATTGCAAGTAAACCAAATGAGAACAGTGGTAAACTTTCTTCTGGTGCAATGACTGGTGAAGAGCTTGCTTCTAAATGTGACCTACCGAAGGATATCGATGTAATCATCGATTCTGCCTTTCAGAAACCAAGTGTACATTTAACCGCTAATGATTGGTTGAAGTTAAAGGACAAAATCGAAACTTACTTTGAAGACGAGACGGTTGATGGAATTGTAGTTACTCACGGTACTGACACCATCGAAGAAACTGCTTATTTTTTGGATTTGACTATTAGCGATAGTCGACCTGTCATTGTTACGGGATCGCAACGGTCGATTGCTGATCTTGGTAGTGACGTTTACGTCAATCTACGTCATGCTATTTATTCAGCATGTAGTGAAGATCTGATGGATGTTGGGACGGCAGTTGTTTTCAATGAGAGAATATTTGCTGCTAAATATGTTAAAAAAGAACACGCCAGTAACATCCAAGGCTTCAACTCATTTGGATTTGGTTATTTAGGGATCATCGATAATGATGAAGTTCAAATCTTTCAAAAACCAATTAAACGAGAAACATATCAGTTAATTGCTGATTTACCTAAGGTGGATATAGTAAAATGTTATACGGATGCAGATGGACGGGTAATTGACGCATTACGTGAGTCGGGTAGCAAAGGTATAATCATCGAAGGTGTAGGAAGAGGACAAGTTCCCCCTACAATGATGCCGGCAATTGAACGATGTATTGCAGAAGGAGTAATACTTGTCATAACAACTGCTTCCGAGGAAGGTGCTGTATACCCAACCTATGATTATAGAGGTAGTGCGTTTGATCTCATCAATCAGGGTGTATTACTGGGAAGTGATTATGATAGCAAAAAAGCACGTGTAAAATTAGCTGTCTTATTATCTTCTGGAATAAAAAAATATGAATTTTAA
- a CDS encoding YpdA family putative bacillithiol disulfide reductase, protein MLREEKVIIIGAGPCGLSAAVELKDKGIDPLIIEKGNVANSIYNYPTHQTFFSSAEKLEVGNYPFISERQKPVRNEALTYYRMVADRSDVRINTYETVKSIEQNENNYSIFTENNIGDKISYLADDIIIATGYYDHPNKLGVEGEDLPHVFHYFEEAHPYFNQNVVVIGGKNSAVDAALELEKAGANVTVLYRGSDYSSSVKPWILPVFESLVNHEKIEMVFDAEIKKITTEQVIFEQNGETRQVSSDFIFAMVGYHPDQTFLEAVGIEIDFETGRPYFDHQTMETNVTNIYIAGVIAAGYNNNEIFIENGRHHGLKIANHIQSKRKHGEKL, encoded by the coding sequence ATGTTAAGAGAAGAAAAAGTGATAATAATCGGAGCTGGCCCTTGTGGCTTGTCTGCTGCGGTTGAATTGAAAGATAAAGGGATAGACCCACTGATTATAGAAAAAGGGAATGTGGCTAACTCTATTTATAATTATCCAACGCACCAAACCTTTTTTAGTTCAGCGGAAAAGTTGGAAGTAGGCAACTATCCTTTTATTTCTGAAAGACAGAAACCTGTCCGTAATGAAGCGTTAACTTATTATCGTATGGTAGCTGACCGAAGTGATGTTCGGATCAATACTTATGAAACAGTTAAATCAATTGAGCAAAATGAGAATAATTATTCAATATTCACTGAAAATAATATAGGTGATAAAATTTCATATTTAGCCGATGATATAATCATTGCAACTGGATATTATGATCATCCCAACAAATTAGGGGTTGAAGGTGAGGACTTGCCTCATGTATTTCATTATTTCGAAGAGGCTCATCCTTATTTCAATCAAAACGTTGTAGTCATTGGGGGAAAGAATTCCGCAGTAGACGCAGCATTGGAATTAGAAAAGGCAGGAGCAAATGTGACTGTACTTTATAGAGGAAGTGACTATTCCTCCAGCGTCAAACCATGGATTCTCCCTGTATTTGAATCGCTAGTCAATCATGAGAAAATCGAGATGGTTTTTGACGCGGAAATCAAGAAAATAACGACTGAACAAGTGATTTTTGAACAAAATGGAGAAACTCGACAAGTCTCCAGTGATTTTATTTTTGCGATGGTGGGCTATCATCCTGATCAAACCTTTTTAGAAGCAGTCGGGATTGAAATCGACTTTGAAACAGGTCGACCTTATTTTGATCATCAAACAATGGAAACGAATGTTACAAACATCTACATCGCAGGTGTCATTGCTGCTGGGTACAATAACAATGAAATTTTTATCGAGAATGGTAGGCATCATGGGTTAAAAATAGCTAACCATATTCAATCTAAAAGAAAACATGGTGAAAAATTATGA